In a single window of the Hydrogenobaculum sp. 3684 genome:
- a CDS encoding thiamine phosphate synthase: protein MELSRYLAIVDVDAFKDDITEKTKKIVETYKPIIMLRAKNLKGKYFYEYAKAIRDITLNYGVLFFVNERFDIALAVGANGVHLPSNALDVSVVKNICKDMIIGYSAHSKENVLEAFQKGADYVTLSPIFPTKSHENATPLGLEYLKDVVKSSKKPIFALGGITKENIDDVFKTGVYGIASIRFFL from the coding sequence ATGGAACTCTCAAGATATCTTGCAATCGTTGATGTAGATGCATTTAAAGATGATATAACCGAAAAAACAAAGAAGATTGTAGAAACTTACAAACCAATCATTATGCTAAGGGCCAAAAACCTAAAAGGGAAATATTTTTATGAATATGCAAAAGCTATAAGAGATATCACACTAAATTACGGTGTTTTATTTTTTGTAAACGAACGCTTTGATATAGCATTGGCTGTAGGGGCAAACGGAGTACATCTTCCATCGAACGCTTTGGATGTATCTGTTGTAAAAAATATATGTAAAGATATGATCATAGGATATTCGGCTCATTCAAAAGAAAATGTGCTTGAAGCTTTTCAAAAAGGTGCAGATTACGTCACGCTTAGCCCTATTTTTCCTACTAAAAGCCATGAAAACGCAACACCTCTTGGTTTAGAATATTTAAAAGATGTAGTCAAGTCCTCCAAAAAACCCATATTTGCCCTTGGAGGTATCACAAAAGAAAATATAGATGATGTTTTTAAAACCGGTGTTTACGGTATAGCTTCTATAAGGTTTTTCCTTTAA
- a CDS encoding diguanylate cyclase — protein sequence MSYTVHLALKNEEVLDFLKVEANTPTKYAIQLMANFDKDYVVVVDNNKAVGIFSESDVLKLKYANENLDKNVLEYASKPAITVRSSFNLFEAINLMIENDISKLIIVDDEDKPIGVLTQRTLIKTIDQEMLKRNKNVKDILRQRDLISLSPTDTLSLALKTLVENKIRAVVILEPNNTNSSEFGENEQDTNDGRLVSRGRLVSRGRLVERGRLVGIITQKDLTKLISVGVDLDKALIKDYMKSPVITCRIDTPLIEASKIMASFNIRRLVVVDEKDNPIGIVTQGDIIRNLEEKYEEYVEKKLKHLRSMLNIMQDPVLEVMDTGVFDSSSGIIIWQNDSAKSIFGNFLGKNIEEIIDHYTWKYIYEKLKNEKSVNYEPIFIKDHIYHISCLYVEDEQKIIDGRIKILFKDITKAYKSELELKKINKQYKNILDAMNDMVIIYDAYDYKIKFVNKSTLEHLGYEEEELTNKNFFDIILNSENVIKHFIERVIKENKKVVGRRVYIKKNGEFLPVHVVATRVEFENNTGKEHILVVARDISKELIIEEKLKNTNKDLNMLYSFITDLSKAHQEDEAYDILIHYLKRLGIEYIHMYKLNPSLNKIVSSYLLNTKSIYQLHNENNLWVNDCLEDNPSLCKVIKSGTTLATPNINVDYGCPRIALGSSIKSYMCVPIFIGGIYITNATAILTLMSSKENFFTEVIKNKINKFIEAFIPVVSNLRLMEINKELSIRDPLTNAYNRRFLDEILEKAFQKAIRYQTKLSIIILDVDNFKKFNDTYGHRAGDMALQHLSKVVQENIRVSDIFARYGGEEFMIVLPETPKEYAIEIANRVKDALSSKMFYINSLESKDISTLDIDDIYPKYYITASFGVATFDDDAKNLEELIKVADMRLYKAKELGKNRVVYN from the coding sequence ATGAGTTATACTGTTCATTTGGCTTTAAAAAATGAGGAAGTTTTAGATTTTCTAAAGGTGGAAGCCAATACGCCTACAAAATATGCTATACAGCTGATGGCTAATTTTGATAAGGACTACGTAGTTGTTGTTGATAACAATAAAGCAGTGGGTATTTTCTCCGAGTCTGATGTTTTAAAGTTAAAATACGCCAACGAAAATCTCGATAAAAACGTATTAGAGTATGCTTCAAAACCGGCAATAACCGTTAGAAGCTCTTTCAACCTCTTTGAGGCCATTAATTTAATGATAGAAAACGATATATCAAAGCTTATTATAGTTGATGATGAAGATAAACCAATAGGTGTGCTTACTCAAAGAACTCTTATAAAAACAATAGACCAAGAAATGTTAAAAAGAAACAAAAATGTTAAAGATATACTAAGACAAAGAGATTTGATAAGCTTATCTCCTACAGATACTCTAAGCTTGGCTCTTAAAACGCTTGTAGAAAACAAAATAAGAGCAGTAGTAATATTAGAACCCAACAACACAAATAGTAGTGAATTTGGTGAAAATGAGCAAGATACAAACGATGGTAGACTTGTAAGCCGTGGTAGACTTGTAAGCCGTGGTAGACTTGTGGAGCGTGGTAGACTTGTAGGTATAATAACTCAAAAAGATTTGACTAAGCTCATATCTGTTGGTGTTGATTTAGATAAAGCTTTGATTAAAGATTATATGAAATCCCCTGTAATAACTTGCAGAATAGACACACCTCTTATAGAAGCTTCAAAGATTATGGCAAGCTTTAATATAAGAAGACTCGTAGTGGTAGATGAAAAAGACAATCCCATAGGCATAGTAACCCAAGGAGATATAATAAGAAATCTTGAGGAAAAATATGAAGAATATGTAGAGAAAAAGTTAAAACACTTAAGATCTATGCTAAATATAATGCAAGATCCAGTATTAGAGGTTATGGACACTGGTGTTTTTGATTCTTCCTCTGGTATAATAATATGGCAAAATGATAGTGCAAAGAGCATATTTGGAAACTTTTTAGGGAAAAATATAGAAGAAATTATAGATCATTATACATGGAAATATATATACGAAAAGCTTAAAAATGAAAAAAGTGTAAACTATGAGCCTATATTTATAAAAGATCACATATATCATATATCCTGCTTGTATGTTGAGGATGAACAAAAAATAATAGACGGTAGAATCAAAATTTTGTTTAAAGACATAACAAAAGCCTATAAATCTGAGCTAGAACTAAAAAAGATAAATAAGCAATATAAAAATATTTTAGACGCAATGAACGATATGGTTATAATCTACGATGCTTATGATTATAAGATCAAATTTGTTAACAAATCTACTTTAGAACACTTGGGATATGAAGAAGAAGAACTTACAAACAAAAATTTCTTTGATATCATATTAAATTCAGAAAATGTAATAAAACACTTTATAGAACGCGTTATAAAAGAGAACAAAAAAGTGGTAGGAAGACGAGTATACATCAAAAAAAACGGAGAATTTTTACCAGTGCATGTAGTAGCAACAAGAGTAGAATTTGAAAATAACACCGGGAAAGAACATATACTTGTGGTAGCAAGAGATATATCAAAAGAGTTAATTATAGAAGAAAAACTAAAAAATACAAACAAAGATCTAAATATGCTTTATTCTTTTATTACAGATCTTTCTAAAGCGCATCAAGAAGATGAAGCTTATGATATTCTTATACATTACTTAAAGAGACTAGGAATAGAATACATTCATATGTACAAACTAAATCCATCCCTAAACAAAATTGTATCCTCTTATTTGCTAAATACAAAAAGCATATATCAACTGCATAATGAGAATAACTTATGGGTAAATGATTGTTTAGAAGACAATCCGTCTTTGTGTAAAGTTATAAAATCTGGAACTACTCTAGCTACTCCCAATATTAATGTAGATTATGGCTGTCCTAGGATTGCTTTAGGATCTTCTATAAAATCTTATATGTGCGTCCCTATTTTTATAGGTGGTATTTACATAACAAACGCCACAGCTATCTTAACCCTAATGTCTTCTAAAGAAAACTTTTTCACAGAAGTCATAAAGAATAAAATAAATAAATTTATAGAGGCTTTTATACCTGTAGTTAGCAATTTAAGACTCATGGAAATAAACAAAGAGCTTTCTATAAGAGATCCTCTCACGAATGCTTACAATAGAAGGTTTTTAGATGAGATATTGGAAAAGGCATTTCAAAAAGCTATAAGATATCAAACCAAATTATCGATTATTATACTAGACGTAGATAACTTTAAAAAATTTAACGATACATACGGTCATAGGGCAGGGGATATGGCTTTACAGCATCTATCTAAAGTAGTTCAAGAAAACATAAGAGTTTCAGATATATTTGCTAGATATGGTGGTGAGGAATTTATGATAGTGCTTCCAGAAACACCTAAAGAATATGCAATTGAAATAGCAAATAGAGTAAAGGACGCCCTATCAAGCAAAATGTTTTATATAAACTCTTTGGAATCTAAAGACATAAGCACATTAGATATAGATGATATTTATCCAAAGTATTATATAACCGCGTCTTTTGGTGTAGCTACTTTTGATGATGATGCCAAGAACCTAGAAGAATTGATAAAAGTAGCTGATATGAGGCTGTATAAAGCAAAAGAGTTAGGTAAAAATAGAGTGGTATATAATTAA
- a CDS encoding L,D-transpeptidase: MDSKRLVVILFFSCLSLAYAEPIFKPIPIQAYDEIKPKVYSVNVKIINASYASKSPINYSPPKTITKSTPSEIKPLKFKNSVFIKDKYLIKDINYLYNMGYLPFKVISYIPYKDGYKITYEWDAEDVPPKLVKLSITSKNSILYKSAILRFMKEYNIKFNPDNTALASIILQQAYKTGFKAKKPFVWVYVNQHIPQKVYVWENGKYIFESPANTGVMGTTNTGTYMVYLRFKKTEMKGTFPGSNKTYDDPDVPWVNYFYKGEALHGFPRKRYGYPQSAGCVELPIPKAKELYKILYKYAVVTLSNYDKRYLATHPYVNIKKTETFKPLNPIKFTFESW; encoded by the coding sequence ATGGATAGCAAAAGGCTTGTAGTAATCTTATTTTTTTCTTGCTTAAGCTTAGCCTATGCGGAACCTATTTTTAAACCAATTCCCATACAAGCCTACGATGAAATAAAACCTAAAGTATACAGTGTAAATGTAAAAATTATAAATGCATCTTATGCATCAAAATCCCCCATAAACTATTCACCGCCTAAAACCATCACAAAGTCAACACCATCCGAAATAAAACCGTTAAAGTTTAAAAACTCTGTTTTTATAAAGGACAAATATCTTATAAAGGATATCAATTATCTATACAACATGGGTTATTTGCCTTTTAAGGTTATAAGCTATATACCATATAAAGATGGCTATAAAATTACTTATGAATGGGATGCAGAAGACGTACCGCCAAAGCTTGTAAAATTAAGTATTACAAGCAAAAATAGCATCCTTTATAAAAGTGCCATTTTGAGGTTTATGAAAGAGTACAACATAAAGTTTAATCCGGATAATACAGCTTTAGCCAGCATCATTTTACAACAAGCCTATAAGACGGGTTTTAAAGCTAAGAAACCGTTTGTATGGGTTTACGTGAATCAACACATACCTCAAAAAGTATATGTGTGGGAAAATGGAAAATATATATTTGAAAGCCCAGCCAACACTGGAGTAATGGGTACCACCAACACTGGCACATATATGGTTTATCTTCGTTTTAAAAAAACTGAAATGAAAGGCACTTTTCCAGGCTCCAATAAAACCTACGACGACCCTGATGTACCTTGGGTAAATTATTTTTACAAAGGGGAAGCGCTACACGGTTTTCCAAGAAAAAGGTACGGTTACCCACAATCTGCAGGATGCGTTGAGCTTCCAATACCAAAAGCCAAAGAGTTGTACAAAATCTTGTATAAATACGCCGTAGTAACCCTATCAAACTACGACAAGAGATATCTTGCCACACATCCTTATGTAAATATCAAGAAAACCGAAACTTTTAAGCCTTTAAATCCTATAAAATTTACTTTTGAAAGCTGGTAA
- a CDS encoding MqnA/MqnD/SBP family protein: MEQVIRVAHSPDSDDAFMFYPMVKGLIDNYGFKIEHVLKDIESLNEDAKKGTYELSAISFHAYPYVADKYYVLPSGGSVGEGYGPIVVTKEPTNTIKGKRIGIPGELTTAYLVLRLFEEDFEPVVMPFDKILDEVEKGSVDAGLIIHEGQLTYKDKGLYKFVDLGEDWKKKYNLPLPLGCNIVRKDLGLDTIKKIENLMRESVKKALEIRKEALNYAINYARDLENDEARASKFVSMYVNERTIDYGPDGKEAVRLLYKLGKEKGIIKADIPDIIFTDEL; this comes from the coding sequence ATGGAGCAAGTTATTAGAGTGGCCCACAGCCCAGACTCAGACGATGCTTTTATGTTTTATCCTATGGTTAAAGGTCTTATAGACAACTATGGATTTAAGATAGAACACGTTCTAAAAGATATAGAAAGCCTTAACGAAGACGCTAAAAAAGGCACATACGAACTATCCGCAATTTCTTTTCATGCATACCCATACGTAGCAGATAAGTACTACGTTTTGCCAAGCGGTGGAAGCGTCGGAGAAGGATATGGCCCTATCGTTGTCACAAAAGAACCTACAAACACCATAAAAGGGAAAAGAATAGGGATACCAGGAGAGCTAACAACGGCTTACCTTGTTTTGAGGCTTTTCGAAGAGGATTTTGAGCCAGTTGTTATGCCTTTTGATAAGATATTGGATGAAGTGGAAAAGGGTAGTGTAGATGCTGGCCTTATCATACACGAAGGACAGCTTACATACAAAGACAAAGGACTATACAAGTTTGTAGACCTTGGGGAAGATTGGAAGAAAAAATACAACCTCCCACTTCCATTAGGATGCAACATAGTAAGAAAAGACCTTGGCTTAGATACCATAAAAAAAATTGAAAACCTAATGAGAGAAAGTGTTAAAAAAGCCCTAGAGATAAGAAAAGAGGCTCTAAACTACGCTATAAATTATGCAAGGGACTTAGAAAACGACGAGGCGAGGGCTTCAAAGTTTGTAAGCATGTATGTAAACGAAAGAACTATAGACTATGGACCGGATGGAAAAGAAGCGGTAAGGCTTTTATATAAGCTTGGCAAAGAAAAAGGTATCATCAAAGCAGATATACCAGATATTATTTTCACAGACGAACTTTAA
- a CDS encoding patatin-like phospholipase family protein, which translates to MHSAFAENDIGVCLSGGVARGAAHIGVLQALLEMGFNVKAVSGASAGALVGLFFAAGYKPHEMLSILKSINWFTTFTVGKGGILGFKKAFKIIRSYIPYNNIKDLPIYYSASVLDLFSGETIYLDEGEPASIALGSCALPFIFEPVAYKNMLLVDGGLTENLPVNPIKIKYPNLKVVCSDIMPNVLIKENLGTFGNLLRSTFLIARKNMDLSKKLCDIYLELPVQHISFINYKKFDELYNIGYSYTKSVMSKNL; encoded by the coding sequence ATGCATAGTGCTTTTGCAGAAAATGATATAGGGGTATGCCTTTCTGGAGGTGTGGCAAGAGGCGCAGCCCATATTGGCGTTTTACAAGCCCTTTTAGAAATGGGTTTTAATGTAAAAGCTGTATCTGGGGCAAGTGCTGGTGCTTTAGTGGGATTGTTTTTCGCAGCAGGTTATAAGCCCCATGAGATGCTTTCTATATTAAAATCTATAAACTGGTTTACTACTTTTACAGTGGGAAAAGGGGGAATACTTGGGTTTAAAAAGGCTTTTAAAATAATTAGAAGCTACATACCATACAACAATATAAAAGATTTGCCTATTTATTACAGCGCTAGCGTATTAGATTTGTTTTCTGGTGAGACCATTTATTTAGATGAAGGTGAACCAGCTTCTATAGCTCTCGGGTCTTGCGCTTTGCCGTTTATTTTTGAACCGGTAGCTTACAAGAACATGCTTTTAGTAGATGGTGGGTTAACGGAAAATTTGCCTGTTAATCCAATAAAAATTAAGTATCCCAACCTAAAGGTTGTATGTTCTGATATAATGCCAAATGTTTTGATAAAAGAAAACTTAGGTACTTTTGGAAACTTATTAAGATCGACATTTTTAATAGCAAGAAAAAATATGGATCTTAGCAAAAAACTTTGTGATATATATCTGGAGCTTCCAGTACAGCATATTAGTTTTATAAATTACAAAAAATTTGATGAGCTTTATAATATAGGATATTCTTATACAAAATCCGTTATGAGCAAAAATTTATAA
- a CDS encoding (Fe-S)-binding protein, which translates to MEEKHFEIPIDLLQKCVRCGLCKSVCPTYRVNEEERSFARGRLALAQMVLSGELPLTKDVARQWDECAMCRRCEWICPNNVEYKEIMSKAKELQSNTLGKDPFKYTALSALELMQTNVGRTVVKMAGSLLSLIPKKELKTYIPSGINGAVKFMPKPAKDAFGIRGQTFKTDKTPSKGTLLFFTGCMVDAFYTTTGKNAIKVLNKAGYDVIVPKDIKCCGAPHLYSGNIEAFNILKAKNQEEISKYNFDAIVVVCPTCGGALLEDYGYKNVLDFASIVASSNDLVLKSKSKESVTFHVPCHSYSAMKTPVSDFENTIKKIENVEYNKASKAQSCCGFAGLFSMKNPELSTAIQKEKMEDFKSTNAEYILSACPGCVLQLQDGNLKFKNNQKIMHIADFVANKLED; encoded by the coding sequence ATGGAAGAAAAACATTTTGAAATACCTATAGATTTGCTACAAAAATGCGTTAGATGTGGTCTTTGTAAATCAGTATGCCCTACTTATAGGGTAAACGAAGAAGAAAGAAGCTTCGCAAGAGGAAGACTTGCATTAGCTCAGATGGTCCTATCTGGAGAATTGCCTCTTACCAAAGATGTGGCAAGACAGTGGGACGAATGCGCCATGTGTAGAAGATGTGAGTGGATTTGTCCAAACAACGTAGAGTATAAAGAAATTATGTCAAAGGCCAAAGAGCTTCAATCAAACACACTTGGCAAAGACCCTTTTAAATATACCGCTTTAAGCGCTCTTGAGCTCATGCAAACAAACGTTGGTAGAACTGTCGTAAAAATGGCTGGTTCTTTATTATCTTTAATCCCCAAAAAAGAACTAAAAACTTATATACCCTCTGGTATAAACGGTGCTGTAAAATTTATGCCAAAACCCGCCAAAGACGCTTTTGGTATAAGAGGACAAACTTTTAAAACCGATAAAACTCCTTCCAAAGGCACACTCCTTTTCTTCACCGGTTGCATGGTAGATGCTTTTTACACTACCACTGGTAAAAATGCCATAAAAGTCTTAAACAAAGCAGGTTACGATGTAATTGTACCAAAGGATATAAAGTGTTGCGGTGCTCCTCATCTTTACTCTGGAAATATTGAGGCTTTTAATATACTAAAAGCCAAAAACCAAGAAGAGATTTCAAAATACAACTTTGATGCTATAGTGGTAGTTTGTCCCACCTGTGGTGGTGCACTTTTAGAAGATTATGGATATAAAAATGTTTTAGATTTTGCAAGCATTGTAGCTTCTTCAAACGATCTTGTTTTAAAGTCAAAATCAAAAGAATCTGTTACATTTCACGTGCCGTGCCATTCTTACAGCGCCATGAAAACACCGGTTTCCGATTTTGAAAATACTATAAAGAAAATAGAAAATGTAGAGTACAATAAAGCTTCTAAAGCCCAAAGCTGTTGTGGTTTTGCTGGACTTTTTTCTATGAAAAACCCAGAGCTTTCTACTGCCATTCAAAAAGAGAAAATGGAAGACTTCAAATCCACAAACGCAGAATACATACTAAGCGCATGTCCTGGATGTGTTTTACAGCTTCAAGATGGCAATTTGAAGTTTAAAAACAACCAAAAGATTATGCACATAGCAGATTTTGTAGCGAATAAGTTAGAAGATTGA
- a CDS encoding Do family serine endopeptidase — protein MKKKFFALGLALAILGSNVSAVSGPILEQFQNEVEQIVDKVSPSVVTIYATQIVKTPLSTQIFPGFPPFMMPGIPTPEIPEKEKDLGSGIIIKYIQSKNAFIILTNNHVVGNSKDVMVKLSRTIERKAKVLGRDPKTDLAVLEVSAEGINNPSSRVATLGDSSHVRIGQLVIAIGNPYGFSRTVTMGVVSALNRRLGLSQYEDYIQTDAAINPGNSGGPLINIEGKVIGINTAMVKGGQGLGFAIPINLAKWVYHQIMEHGKVIRGWLGVSIQQITPQMASSLGVNYGAIVAQVFPGSPAQKYGLKVGDIIVSVDGKPLESIDQLQFKTMESPPGTVLTLGVIRNHKLITIKVKTAKMPSSASNIGVTSEAKDLGLIVRPLNPQEQRRYEVKGGLLVEDVLIGSPAYEAGIRAGDIILSINLHRVYTKAQMDNILERLISEHKDTATFLVDRNGQNIFVTVNLK, from the coding sequence ATGAAAAAGAAATTTTTCGCTTTGGGTTTGGCTTTAGCTATCCTAGGATCAAATGTTAGTGCAGTTTCTGGTCCAATTTTAGAACAATTTCAAAACGAAGTAGAGCAAATAGTAGATAAAGTCTCACCTTCAGTGGTAACAATTTACGCTACTCAAATAGTCAAAACTCCTTTAAGCACTCAAATATTTCCAGGGTTTCCACCGTTTATGATGCCTGGTATTCCAACTCCAGAAATTCCAGAGAAAGAAAAAGATTTGGGTTCTGGTATTATAATTAAATATATACAATCTAAAAATGCTTTTATAATTTTAACAAACAATCACGTTGTAGGAAATTCAAAAGATGTAATGGTAAAATTATCTAGAACCATTGAAAGAAAAGCTAAGGTTTTAGGTAGAGATCCTAAAACAGATTTAGCGGTGCTAGAGGTTAGCGCTGAAGGCATAAACAACCCTAGTTCTAGGGTTGCTACTCTTGGTGATTCTTCTCATGTAAGGATAGGGCAACTTGTTATAGCCATAGGGAATCCATATGGTTTTAGTAGAACCGTTACGATGGGTGTTGTATCTGCTTTAAATAGAAGACTTGGCCTTTCTCAGTATGAAGATTACATACAAACAGATGCCGCTATAAACCCAGGCAACAGCGGTGGTCCTCTCATAAATATAGAAGGCAAAGTAATAGGTATAAATACCGCAATGGTAAAAGGAGGTCAAGGGCTTGGTTTTGCCATACCAATAAATTTAGCTAAATGGGTTTATCATCAAATAATGGAGCACGGTAAAGTTATAAGAGGGTGGCTTGGGGTATCTATTCAACAGATAACACCTCAGATGGCTTCTTCTTTAGGTGTAAACTATGGCGCTATAGTAGCTCAAGTGTTTCCTGGATCTCCTGCTCAAAAGTACGGTCTTAAAGTAGGGGATATAATAGTGTCTGTAGATGGAAAGCCTCTTGAAAGCATAGATCAGCTTCAGTTTAAAACAATGGAATCCCCACCTGGCACTGTCTTGACTTTGGGTGTTATAAGAAATCATAAGCTTATAACGATCAAAGTAAAAACCGCAAAAATGCCAAGCAGCGCTAGCAACATAGGCGTTACGTCGGAAGCTAAAGATTTGGGTCTTATAGTAAGACCTTTAAACCCACAAGAGCAAAGACGTTACGAAGTAAAGGGTGGCCTTTTGGTGGAAGATGTCCTTATAGGTTCTCCAGCTTATGAGGCTGGTATAAGAGCTGGTGATATAATACTAAGCATCAATCTTCATAGAGTTTATACAAAAGCCCAGATGGACAATATATTAGAGCGCTTAATATCTGAGCACAAAGATACCGCTACTTTCTTAGTAGATAGAAACGGTCAAAATATCTTTGTGACTGTGAACCTCAAGTAA
- the dapF gene encoding diaminopimelate epimerase: MLISKYQGSGNDFIIIDNRDNFVYKEIEKLGLSINEFVRKLCEQHTSVGADGVILIEKAKNPKNHFSWSFFNADGSVAEMCGNGSRCAARFAYEKDIAPKDMVFETIAGEIEAHIVDNKRVKVQLTPYHSYQKDIEIKTEYGTFKGHFVNTGVPHFVIFMDEDELNNLDVEKVGRAIRYHEYFAPKGTNVNFVAKTKDGNFRIRTYERGVEGETLACGTGSAACGINAYLLGLSASNIVDIITKSGEILKITIENDKVFLEGPTTKVFEGMLSYEIF, encoded by the coding sequence ATGCTAATATCGAAATATCAAGGTTCTGGCAACGATTTTATCATCATAGACAATAGGGATAATTTTGTTTATAAAGAGATAGAAAAGTTAGGTTTAAGTATAAACGAATTTGTTAGAAAGCTTTGCGAACAGCATACATCTGTGGGTGCAGACGGTGTTATACTTATAGAAAAAGCCAAAAACCCTAAAAATCATTTTAGCTGGTCTTTTTTTAACGCCGATGGGTCTGTAGCTGAGATGTGTGGCAACGGTTCTCGATGTGCTGCAAGATTTGCCTATGAAAAAGACATTGCTCCAAAGGATATGGTTTTTGAAACAATAGCAGGTGAGATAGAAGCTCATATCGTAGATAATAAAAGGGTAAAAGTGCAACTTACCCCATATCATTCATATCAAAAGGATATAGAAATAAAAACCGAGTATGGCACTTTCAAAGGTCATTTTGTCAATACTGGTGTACCACATTTTGTTATATTTATGGATGAAGACGAGCTTAACAACTTAGATGTGGAAAAAGTAGGTAGAGCCATAAGATACCATGAGTATTTTGCTCCAAAAGGAACAAATGTAAATTTTGTGGCAAAAACGAAAGATGGTAATTTTAGAATAAGGACTTACGAAAGGGGTGTTGAAGGCGAGACTCTCGCTTGTGGGACAGGTAGTGCAGCTTGTGGTATAAACGCATATCTTCTTGGTTTGTCGGCTTCTAACATAGTAGACATTATCACCAAATCCGGTGAGATTTTAAAAATAACCATAGAGAATGACAAAGTGTTTTTAGAAGGTCCCACTACAAAAGTATTTGAAGGCATGCTTTCTTACGAGATCTTCTGA
- a CDS encoding phosphatidylglycerophosphatase A yields MNYKDLFLKIVATGFGLGKAPVVPGTVGTLSAIPFIYLLGNNFFEKLLFLIVFIPLGVIASQYVIDITGNKDPDEVVVDELVGYFITMMFVPHSFWWMVFGFLVFRLLDITKPFGIRKLETPNGIGVMLDDIAAGLLGAILLFIFKTII; encoded by the coding sequence ATGAATTACAAAGATTTATTTTTAAAAATTGTAGCCACTGGCTTTGGGCTCGGAAAAGCTCCTGTGGTTCCTGGTACTGTGGGCACTTTAAGCGCTATACCTTTTATATATTTGTTGGGTAATAATTTTTTTGAAAAGCTCTTATTTTTAATTGTGTTTATTCCTCTTGGTGTTATAGCCTCTCAATATGTAATAGATATTACGGGAAACAAAGACCCAGATGAAGTTGTAGTAGATGAGCTTGTAGGATACTTTATAACAATGATGTTTGTGCCACATAGCTTTTGGTGGATGGTTTTTGGTTTTCTCGTTTTTAGGCTTTTAGATATAACAAAACCTTTTGGTATAAGGAAATTAGAAACTCCAAATGGCATTGGGGTTATGCTAGATGATATTGCCGCTGGTTTATTAGGGGCTATTTTACTGTTTATTTTTAAAACGATTATATGA
- the ispF gene encoding 2-C-methyl-D-erythritol 2,4-cyclodiphosphate synthase: MYRIGIGQDAHYFEKDKKLYLGGEEFDIGYGLKGHSDGDALLHAITDAILGALAKTDIGTLFPDKSKENKNRNSVDFLNKALEIMYDMDYSIVNLDCNIIADKPNISSVRDKIIDSLSRLLSISKDNISIKAKTKEGYNKEDSLEVICIVLLQKMI, translated from the coding sequence ATGTATAGGATAGGCATAGGTCAAGACGCTCATTATTTTGAAAAAGACAAAAAGCTATATTTAGGGGGTGAAGAATTTGATATAGGATATGGCTTAAAAGGGCATTCGGATGGTGATGCTCTTTTGCATGCAATAACGGATGCTATTTTAGGAGCGTTGGCAAAAACCGATATAGGCACTCTTTTTCCCGATAAAAGCAAAGAAAACAAAAATAGAAACAGCGTAGATTTTCTAAATAAAGCTTTAGAGATTATGTACGACATGGATTATTCAATAGTTAACTTAGACTGCAACATAATAGCAGATAAACCAAACATATCAAGTGTTAGAGATAAAATAATAGATAGTCTATCGAGGCTTTTAAGTATATCAAAAGATAATATATCTATAAAAGCCAAAACTAAAGAAGGTTACAACAAAGAAGATAGCTTAGAGGTAATATGCATAGTGCTTTTGCAGAAAATGATATAG